The Caldisalinibacter kiritimatiensis sequence CGAAGTGGATTAAGAAATTTCATTTAAGACATTGTTTTAGAAATCCCAATTTTATATTTTTAGAAAGTAACATTTTAGACCCTAATATAAGCAAATTGATTGAAGGACTAAATATAACTTCTATAGTGCATCTTGCAGATATACCTGGTGTAACTACATGTAGTGAAGTAAATTTTGATGAATATATAAAATACAATATTACTGCTACTCAACGATTATTAGAAACAATTAAAAATAAAGGCGTAAAAAAATTTATTTTTATATCTTCTTCTACAGTTTATGGGAATGTAGGAAAAATGCCAATGTCAGAACTAACTAATCCTAAGCCTATTTCCTTGTATGGAGTAACCAAACTAGCAGGAGAGACATTATGTCATTATTATGGTCATAATTATGGCATGGATATTGACATTTTAAGAATTTTTACTGTTTATGGTCCAAACCAAAGACCCGATATGGCATTTCATAAGTTTATAAGAAGTATTTTATTAAATGAAAAAATACCAGTATATGGAGATGGCAAGCAAAGACGGGATTTTATATATGTTGAAGATATTGCTCAAATAATACTGAATATAGTTGATAAAAAAATCGATGAAGAGATTATAAACATTGCAGGGGGTATTTCTTTAAGCGTGAATGAATCGATTAAAATTCTTGAAGAATTGTTAAATAAAAAAGCAAAGGTTGAATATGTTGAACCTAAGATAAATGAGCAAATAATTACACACGCTTCAATGGAGAAAATGGATAAGGTTATAAAATTAGATAAAAAAACTGATATATATCAAGGACTTAAAAACGAAATTGAATATATAAAGAAATTATATAAGCTACCTGACTAAAAATTAAGATTAAATTATTATATGCAATGTATCAAAATCAAAGTACTTTTTATGACACAACTTTGATTATAGTATATACTATAATTAGATAAAAAAGATTTTATAAGGGGGAGCGTATGATGAGAATAGTTGATTTTAGAAGTGATACTATAACTAAACCTACTGAAGAGATGCGAAAAGCGATGTATGAAGCAGAGGTAGGTGATGATGTATATAAAGAAGACCCTACGATTAAAAAGTTAGAAAGAGTAGCGGCAGATATAGTTGGGAAAGAAGCTGCTCTTTTTGTTCCTTCGGGTACAATGGGAAATCAATTAGCAGTACTTACACATACAGAGAGAGGGCAAGAGGTAATATTAGAGGATTGGTCACATATATGTAGATTTGAAGTGGGGGGAATAGCATTTTTATCAGGAGTACAAGCAAAGACAGTAAAAGGAACACGAGGCGTGATGAGTCTTAAAGATGTAAATGAAGCTATAGTTCTTGATAATGATATCCATCATCCACAAACAGGACTTATTTGTTTAGAGAATACACATAATATGGCTGGTGGAGTTGTAGTACCAATAGATGTAATGAATAATATATATAATTTAGCCAAAGAAAATAAATTACCAGTTCATTTAGATGGTGCAAGGGTTTTTAATGCCGCGGTTTACTTAGGTTGTGAAGTGAAAGAAATAACGAAATATACAGATAGTGTAATGTTTTGTCTATCGAAAGGATTATCAGCACCTGTTGGTTCTATTTTAGCAGGTAGTGAGGCTTTTGTAGAAAAGGCTAGAAGGTACAGAAAAATGTTTGGAGGTGGAATGAGGCAAGCTGGTGTTATAGCGGCAGCTGGTTTAGTGGCATTAGATAAGATGATAGATAGATTAAAGGAAGACCATGATAACATAAAATTATTGGCAAGTAAGTTAAACCAGATTGATGGTATAGAGATTGATAATGAGTCAGTTCAAACTAATATACTTATGATTAATATTGAAAGTTCAAAATATAGTTCAAAAGAATTAGTTGAAGAGATGAAAAAAAGAGGGATATTAACTTCTGTTATTACTGATAGTATAATTAGATTCGTAACTCATAGACATATTACAAAAGATAATATAAACTATGCAGTAGATAAAATAAATGAAATAATGAACTAATATAATACGGGGGCAAGTTCCTCCGTATATTATTGTTTCAATTTTAAAATATTAAAATGAACTACTTGAAGGTATAAGTTAACAAAAGAAAGGTGGTGGAAATTTGGACTTATTTAGTTTTACTGCAGAAAATAATATCAAAAGTTCTGCACCTCTTGCAGATAGAATGAGGCCTACTAATTTAGAAGAGTTTATAGGTCAGAAACATATAATTGGAAAAGGAAAACTATTATATAGAGCAATTCAAGCAGATAAAATAAGCTCTATAATTTTTTATGGACCACCAGGTACAGGTAAAACTACACTAGCAAAAATAATTGCTAATACAACAGAAAAATACTTTGAGCAGCTTAATGCTGTAACATCAGGTGTTAAAGACATAAGACTAGTAGTAGATAAATCAAAAGAAAGATTGGGAATGTATAATAAGAAGACAATTCTTTTCATAGATGAGATACATAGATTTAATAAAGCACAACAGGATGCATTGTTACCTTATGTTGAAAATGGTACGGTTATTTTGATTGGAGCAACTACAGAAAACCCTTACTTTGAAGTAAATAAAGCTTTAATATCTAGGTCTATGGTCTTTAGACTTGAACCTTTGAATAAGGAAGATATAAAACAAATAATGTTAAAGGCTTTAAAAGATAAAGAAAATGGGTTGGGAATGTTTGAAGTAGATATTGACAAAAGTGCTATAGAACACATAGCTAACATTGCAAATGGTGATGCTAGAATTGCTTTAAATGGATTAGAATTAGGTGTATTAACTACACCTCCAAATGAAAATGGTGTAATAAAAATTACTTTAGATATTGCACAGGATTGTGTTCAGAAGAGAGCATTGAAATATGAGAAAAATGGAGATGAACACTATGATACTATTTCAGCTTTTATTAAAAGTATGAGAGGTTCAGACCCAGATGCAACACTATATTGGCTTGCAAAAATGATATATGCAGGGGAGGATCCGAAATTCATAGCTAGGAGAATTATTATATGTGCTTCGGAAGACGTAGGAAATGCAGATCCTAATGCATTAAATGTGGCGGTTTCTGCTTATCAAGCATTAGATTTTATAGGTATGCCAGAAGGTAGGATACCTTTAGCTCAAGCTGCAGTTTATGTAGCTACTGCACCTAAAAGTAATGCATGTTATAAAGGGATAAATAAAGCATTAGAGGACATTAAAAATATTGAAACAGGACAAGTACCTATGCATTTAAGAGATGCAAGCTATAAATCAGCATCAAAGATAGGGCATGGTAAAGGTTACAAATATCCTCATAATTATCCTAATAACTATGTTAAACAGAATTATTTACCTAAAAATATGTTAGGGATTAAATATTATAAACCTACAGATAATGGATATGAAAAATATGTTAATGAGAGAATTAATAAACTAAATAAAGAATAGTATAACTATGATAACGGTAAGATATATTATATCTTATCGTTATTTTTTTTATTTAATGTGAGAAATATCTTCCAAAATAAAATTAACTATTTACAGTA is a genomic window containing:
- a CDS encoding AAA family ATPase gives rise to the protein MDLFSFTAENNIKSSAPLADRMRPTNLEEFIGQKHIIGKGKLLYRAIQADKISSIIFYGPPGTGKTTLAKIIANTTEKYFEQLNAVTSGVKDIRLVVDKSKERLGMYNKKTILFIDEIHRFNKAQQDALLPYVENGTVILIGATTENPYFEVNKALISRSMVFRLEPLNKEDIKQIMLKALKDKENGLGMFEVDIDKSAIEHIANIANGDARIALNGLELGVLTTPPNENGVIKITLDIAQDCVQKRALKYEKNGDEHYDTISAFIKSMRGSDPDATLYWLAKMIYAGEDPKFIARRIIICASEDVGNADPNALNVAVSAYQALDFIGMPEGRIPLAQAAVYVATAPKSNACYKGINKALEDIKNIETGQVPMHLRDASYKSASKIGHGKGYKYPHNYPNNYVKQNYLPKNMLGIKYYKPTDNGYEKYVNERINKLNKE
- the ltaE gene encoding low-specificity L-threonine aldolase, which codes for MMRIVDFRSDTITKPTEEMRKAMYEAEVGDDVYKEDPTIKKLERVAADIVGKEAALFVPSGTMGNQLAVLTHTERGQEVILEDWSHICRFEVGGIAFLSGVQAKTVKGTRGVMSLKDVNEAIVLDNDIHHPQTGLICLENTHNMAGGVVVPIDVMNNIYNLAKENKLPVHLDGARVFNAAVYLGCEVKEITKYTDSVMFCLSKGLSAPVGSILAGSEAFVEKARRYRKMFGGGMRQAGVIAAAGLVALDKMIDRLKEDHDNIKLLASKLNQIDGIEIDNESVQTNILMINIESSKYSSKELVEEMKKRGILTSVITDSIIRFVTHRHITKDNINYAVDKINEIMN
- a CDS encoding NAD-dependent epimerase/dehydratase family protein, translated to MIIVTGAAGFIGSNICEILLRNGYDVLGVDCYYDNYPKWIKKFHLRHCFRNPNFIFLESNILDPNISKLIEGLNITSIVHLADIPGVTTCSEVNFDEYIKYNITATQRLLETIKNKGVKKFIFISSSTVYGNVGKMPMSELTNPKPISLYGVTKLAGETLCHYYGHNYGMDIDILRIFTVYGPNQRPDMAFHKFIRSILLNEKIPVYGDGKQRRDFIYVEDIAQIILNIVDKKIDEEIINIAGGISLSVNESIKILEELLNKKAKVEYVEPKINEQIITHASMEKMDKVIKLDKKTDIYQGLKNEIEYIKKLYKLPD